Proteins found in one Haloferax litoreum genomic segment:
- a CDS encoding DUF5518 domain-containing protein, which translates to MVVTKWRAVALGFGVALLFSLVASLAAQLAILGGAVGGLVGGWVAGYYANSGRVSGAWNGFLAGAIASLSVIAVLVVVGLFVSLFTPSLGGVFATFGLAFALLLFALLHAIPATVGGLIGGMYPREEAEETGQPTT; encoded by the coding sequence ATGGTAGTAACGAAGTGGCGTGCGGTCGCACTCGGATTCGGTGTCGCCCTCCTCTTTTCGCTGGTCGCGTCACTCGCCGCGCAACTCGCCATCCTCGGTGGCGCAGTCGGCGGACTCGTCGGTGGGTGGGTCGCAGGCTACTACGCCAATAGCGGACGGGTGAGCGGTGCGTGGAACGGATTCCTTGCGGGGGCGATTGCGTCGCTGTCGGTCATCGCAGTACTCGTCGTCGTGGGCCTCTTCGTCTCGCTTTTTACCCCCTCTCTGGGCGGTGTGTTCGCAACCTTCGGCCTCGCGTTCGCCCTCCTCCTGTTCGCACTCCTCCACGCGATTCCCGCGACGGTTGGCGGCCTCATCGGTGGCATGTATCCACGCGAGGAGGCCGAGGAAACCGGCCAACCGACGACGTAA